The Bacillus sp. Y1 genome includes the window CTTCCGCATTTAAAAGGAGTCATATCCGTGTTTGCTGGTCAGTCAGGTGTAGGAAAGTCATCGCTATTAAATGCGATTCGACCTGATCTAGAATTAAAGACAAACGATATATCCTCCCATTTAGGTCGAGGAAAGCATACAACAAGACATGTGGAATTAATAAAAATAGGGGAAGGGTTAGTCGCAGATACTCCTGGTTTTAGTTCACTAGAATTCACGGATATAGAGGTGGAGGACTTAAACTATTGCTTCCCTGATATTGAAAAGTTAAGTGAAGACTGTAAATTTCGGGGATGTCTTCACTTAAAAGAACCAAAATGTGCGGTAAAAGAAGCGGTAACAAAGGAAGAACTTCCTGAGTATCGATATGAGCATTATGAGCTTTTTGCTCAAGAAATTAAAGAGAGAAAGCCGAGGTATTAATTATGGTGAAAATTGCACCTTCCATACTATCAGCTGATTTTTCAAAATTGGGAGAAGAAATTAAAGATGTAGAACGAGGGGGAGCAGACTATATCCATGTAGATGTCATGGATGGTCATTTTGTACCCAATATTACGATTGGTCCCCTGATTGTAGAAGCAATTCGACCAATTACGAAACTTCCGCTTGATGTACATTTAATGATTGATAATCCGGATCAGTATATTGAGGCCTTTGCTAATGCAGGAGCAGATTATCTTACTGTTCATGTAGAAGCTTGTAAGCATCTACATCGGACCATCCACTATATTAAATCATTTGGTGTAAAAGCAGGGGTTGTACTGAATCCTGCAACCCCTGTTCAAACGATTGAACATGTGATTGATGATATTGATATGGTCCTGTTAATGACGGTTAATCCTGGCTTTGGAGGTCAGAAATTTATTGAGCAAGTGCTGCCGAAAATTAGACAAGTAAAAGAACTTGTTGATAAAAAAGGGCTATCTGTTGAAATCGAAGTAGATGGTGGAGTGAACGAGGAAACAGCAAGGAAGT containing:
- the rpe gene encoding ribulose-phosphate 3-epimerase, translating into MVKIAPSILSADFSKLGEEIKDVERGGADYIHVDVMDGHFVPNITIGPLIVEAIRPITKLPLDVHLMIDNPDQYIEAFANAGADYLTVHVEACKHLHRTIHYIKSFGVKAGVVLNPATPVQTIEHVIDDIDMVLLMTVNPGFGGQKFIEQVLPKIRQVKELVDKKGLSVEIEVDGGVNEETARKCVEAGANVLVAGSAIYNERDRKKAIEKIRG